Proteins from a genomic interval of Lolium perenne isolate Kyuss_39 chromosome 1, Kyuss_2.0, whole genome shotgun sequence:
- the LOC127313754 gene encoding probably inactive leucine-rich repeat receptor-like protein kinase At5g48380, giving the protein MTNHCVPLRIIPLLLLISACFASQADIECLRSVKQSVIDPNGVLNSSWNFNNATPGFTCKFTGVECWHPDEDRVLSLRLSNLGLQGLFPRGLQNCTSMTGLDLSSNSFTGPIPADISREVPYLTSLDLSYNSFSGSLPQNISNMTYLNTLNLQHNQFSGPIPLQFSLLTRLTAFNVADNQLSGPIPSTLKNFSASNFAGNPGLCESPLDRCQASSKSKNTAAIIGAIVGVVVVIIIVVIVVFVCLRKLPAKKAKADEDNKWAKSIKGTKTIKVSMFENPVSKMKLSDLMKATKQFSNENIIATGRTGTMYRAVLPDGSFLAVKRLQDSQHSESQFTAEMKTLGQVRQRNLVPLLGFCIAKREKLLVYKHTPKGSLYDQLHEEGKDCKMDWPLRLRIGIGAAKGLAYLHHTCNPRILHRNISSKCILLDEDYEPKISDFGLARLMNPLDTHLSTFVNGEFGDIGYVAPEYGSTLVATPKGDVYSFGVVLLELVTGERPTQVSNAPDNFRGNLVEWITYLSNNSILQDSIDKSLIGKDADSELMQFLKVACSCTVSTAKERPTMFEVYQLLRAIGEKYHFSAGDDLMLPPLTTDGETPDELIVAM; this is encoded by the exons ATGACAAATCACTGTGTTCCGCTCAGGATTATTCCACTACTGTTGTTGATCTCCGCTTGTTTCGCTTCTCAAGCCGATATCGAATGCTTGAGATCTGTTAAGCAGTCAGTCATTGACCCCAATGGTGTACTCAATTCCTCATGGAATTTCAACAATGCCACTCCTGGTTTCACATGCAAATTTACCGGTGTCGAGTGTTGGCACCCGGACGAGGACAGAGTTCTTTCTTTGCGCCTCAGCAACCTCGGTCTCCAGGGTTTGTTTCCGAGAGGTCTTCAGAATTGCACCAGTATGACTGGGCTGGACCTGTCCAGTAACAGCTTCACAGGGCCAATCCCTGCAGACATCTCCCGGGAAGTGCCCTATTTGACATCGCTGGACCTCTCCTACAATAGTTTTTCAGGCAGTCTCCCGCAGAATATATCAAACATGACATACCTAAACACCCTCAATCTCCAACATAACCAGTTCAGTGGTCCAATTCCACTGCAGTTCAGTCTTCTTACTCGGTTAACTGCATTCAATGTCGCAGACAACCAACTGTCAGGGCCTATTCCATCTACACTAAAGAATTTCTCGGCGTCAAACTTTGCCGGTAATCCAGGGCTATGTGAAAGTCCATTGGATCGGTGCCAGGCTTCATCAAAGAGCAAAAACACCGCAGCAATCATTGGAGCTATTGTTGGTGTCGTAGTTGTGATAATAATTGTTGTGATAGTTGTGTTTGTTTGTCTGCGGAAATTACCAGCCAAGAAGGCAAAAGCTGACGAAGATAATAAGTGGGCAAAGAGTATCAAAGGAACAAAAACAATCAAG GTGTCTATGTTTGAGAATCCGGTTTCAAAGATGAAATTGAGTGATCTTATGAAGGCTACCAAACAATTCAGCAACGAAAACATCATAGCTACTGGGAGGACAGGGACTATGTACAGGGCAGTGCTACCTGATGGTTCTTTTCTTGCTGTCAAAAGGCTACAAGATTCACAGCATTCTGAATCACAGTTCACTGCTGAGATGAAGACGCTAGGCCAAGTAAGGCAACGCAACTTGGTTCCTCTCCTAGGATTTTGCATTGCTAAGAGGGAGAAGTTGCTGGTGTACAAGCACACGCCCAAAGGTTCACTCTATGATCAGTTACATGAAGAGGGAAAAGATTGTAAGATGGATTGGCCTCTGAGGTTAAGAATCGGCATTGGTGCAGCAAAGGGCCTTGCATATCTTCACCACACATGCAATCCTCGAATCCTTCACCGTAATATAAGTTCCAAATGCATCCTCTTGGACGAGGACTACGAACCAAAGATTTCGGATTTTGGGCTTGCTAGGCTTATGAATCCCCTAGACACCCATCTCAGCACCTTTGTCAATGGAGAATTTGGAGATATTGGTTATGTGGCACCAGAGTATGGAAGCACCCTGGTGGCCACGCCAAAGGGGGATGTCTACAGCTTTGGCGTGGTTCTGCTCGAGCTTGTCACCGGTGAGAGGCCTACTCAGGTTTCCAATGCTCCGGACAATTTCAGAGGGAATCTAGTAGAGTGGATCACTTACCTGTCGAACAATTCGATTCTACAAGACTCAATTGACAAGTCGTTGATCGGGAAGGATGCTGATAGTGAGCTGATGCAATTCCTGAAAGTGGCATGTTCTTGCACAGTCTCCACTGCGAAAGAGAGGCCCACCATGTTTGAGGTTTATCAGCTCCTCAGAGCCATCGGGGAGAAGTATCATTTCTCGGCCGGGGACGACTTGATGCTGCCACCACTAACCACGGATGGAGAAACCCCGGACGAGCTCATCGTCGCCATGTAA